A window of Cheilinus undulatus linkage group 23, ASM1832078v1, whole genome shotgun sequence genomic DNA:
TGATCATGAAACTGAAACCTTTCCAGATATTTAAGAAACATTTTCCCTATGGTGTATGTAGAATCCTTCACTCAagatgatattttattttatgatattCGTTTTgatatttctcttttctttatgtTGCAGTTCTTGAAGCCTGTACCGCCCATCTTCTCCTCTGTCTGTGTTGAGCCTCTCTCAGACGACAGGAGACTGTGGTAAgcatcaaaaatatatatatttttcatgatgTATGTCTGGTACTGCCCACCTGGCAGGGAAGAATCAGAAGTTCCCCGTTTCGGTTGCCACcagttttaaccagttttatttCTAAGAAGCCTTGCAGGATCAGACAAATCCACCTAATTGGATAGATAATTGTATCTgtcatatgtatattgaacaaaaaaactcactagacaTCTGCATTTTtagggtgcattcacaccagagctgtttggtctgctttaaacgAACTCTAGTCTGTTTTCCTGCATAGTCCgctttgtttggagtggtgtgaaagctcacatgaaCTCTGGTGAGGAAcaaacaagtggactctggtccACTTGAAAACAGGTGGTCTCAGCccgcttccaaacgaaccctggtgcggttcgtttgaggtttgaaagcaaagcggagcaacttgtgaaccaacggcagaaagtggcataaagcgtaatgatatatggatttatatgtgatttaatacactcaaaaacatgtcggtacctcgcttggcgtctgtgtagccatagcaacacgtcgtaCTCAGGTGCTTATatattcgtctcatgtaaagaacgacatgctggacacctcaccgcctcgctggctgctcctAATGCCCCAATGCACCCCCAAACAGAGTAAATTTTGGGGTTTTATTCATTGTTTATGTAGGAAAAGACAGCCAGAAAGAGACGGATTTctggtttcatcttcttctacgcattcttttcttcttcatcgCCGTTTGTTTGTAACAACAGCGCCCCTAGCAGGCAGAGGTTGCAGGTGTTTAGACAGTTTGGTCTGTTTGAGCCAAGAgcaatgtgaatgcaaaccaaaccaaaggaaagtgcaacaatgttgcaattacTGTTCCAAACTGGACCaagtcccccggactatcaggtgtgaaaacgaccttcGTTAGTCTGAGCGTAtgaactcaccaggaggccgccatgttttggtctgcactggtagtgtgacatcacagtggttctcagtgtACTATGTCTTAACCGGCTGTTATCAGCCAGTGTTAGGGTTGCATGTCACATGCTGATAAGCACGTCTCACGCATAGACAGTTGTAAGATTTGAGGTCTTGTCCATTTTTTCCAAGCACCACAAGTGGGCATCGgtcaaaatagacaggaaaattatCAATAGAGAGccacatttaccttgttgtagcaaatatgtacgtCGACaatggtagaatatgtttgtttcttgatgaaccagatgaaggccaggagctaaaatgtgtctgtttcataaagttgttttctatttatgaagctctctgtttcCACACCAGTACAAtatgttgcaggtaaagataaacacagtacaaaaacacttccagtttgtgcttttcaaagtaaaagcccactttagcatttctttggagaaactcccttcattAGTCCATACTACTTTTATACGGACCAAAAAGTGGTGAGTTTGTAAgatcaaatttactcaaaatgcagatatctagtgagttttctctgagagatacaaatatctgtcCAGTAAGATGAAGTTATCTGATCATGTTGGGttcctttaaatattttaaactaaACACAGTTCTTGCTCTGATGTAtgaatctattttttaaataatctgaAGATAAGCAAGAAAGAAAATCCAGAGCTCCAAACAGTTACGTAACTAAAACTTTTAATGCAACTTCCTTCAAGAATTTCCTTGTGATTTTAAGTTTGAGGTGAccatttctctgtatttaggtttaaaCATCCACTGAGAGACTCCAGTGATGGGAGCCTTCAACAAAGCAGTGGAATCGGCTCTGGCTCCTCTTGTCTCTGCGACGCCAACTCAGAACCTGCGGACATTATAAGTGAAGTTCAGGATGCCACCAGGAAAGCCCTCTCTAAGATCATCCCCACATCACCTTTGACCACTGGCCTAATGACAGACTTTCCCCAAGACAGCAGTTTGCTCTGTGCTCCTCACAACCTTTGTGATGTCCAAGATGAGGACATGAGTCCCGGGTTGTCTGCGTTCCTAAATAAAACCTTCTCCATCCCAATTCCTGGTGACCCTGTTCAGACTGCGACAGACATCTCTGAGGTCCAGATTGAAATGCCCTGTGAGACTGCGTACCGTCCAAGTGAGGGTGCCACTGTGGTCTCTACTTACCAACAGGCAGCACCATATCCACCCATCACTTTGCCTTTCTCTTTGATACCCACTGACATTTCCTATCAGTCGTGCAACACAGATTCAGGGACATATACATTTCAACACTCCGGCATATCCTACGTCTCCAGTGGAACAAACACAACCCCATCATGTGATCCTGTATGTAGAGTTGAAGCTGCATGTGAGGGttttgaaaatggaaaaattgatGCCGAGGCCATTGTTAGTGATGAAAATCCCTGCTCTGTGCCTGCAGAGTCACACACATAGGcggttttaccattaggcaaaggtaggcaattaCCTGGGGCCTCATCCAAGGGGGGCCTCAAGAATTTGCCTaggttttattttccttcaatTGTAGCTCActtatgtttttgccactccccaggtcaaagaaaattattcattattaGCATTTAGAGCCGTgaggaacatcataaaaacaacGCACGGCAGAGCGCAGCTGCAGCATcacctctgctctctcagtGAGTCTTGGCTCCACACCTCTGACTAGTTTCTTGCACAAGGGTCTTAACAAATGTCAAAGCCAGAGGATTTTGCCTTGTAGTACCAAAGTTCTTCCCCTgagtgggattaaaacagctgctctcagcaTAACAAATACTTTCTCTGCGTAATTGTCCCTCaaccacaaacacagacatcgCATCACACTTTGGTGAGCGACTCAGTTCTATctccagcctgatttaatcctacattaaaacaaatctgtaatGCCAGACTAATTTAAcctaattttatttacataagaTCTTATTTTATGTCATCAAGAATTGAACTTGTGGTCGTAGATGCTTAAATTTACACATGACAtcatttataaatcctgtggcatATTTAACTCCAAATGGTAGAAATCCTTCTCATAACGGGGAAAATGACTCAATAACTGAACATTCAATCCTAGTCTGGATGTGTCCTAGGACAAGTGAGGTCGGCATGTTTGATCTTGGCGCAGCTCATCCATGATTACGCACGGAGATGGCCCCGTTCATGATGCATGCAGGGatgtcagggggattcagagagTGGACATGAAGAAGAACTACTCTAGGGGCTCAGACATGTGCTTTAACATCAAGTTTTTACAAGTAGATGGGTTTGTATCTACATAAGCAGTAATAGCACCGAAGTACAATGAATCTCCGCAAGATCCTTGTCTCTGTCTCCGTCCTCCTTGcctccccatctctctctctctctctctctctcgtcttCCCGCTGGACTCTGTGCACTGATCCCAGTCCAAGTAAAATAAGGGTCAGATCAGGCATTGTGGACGacaggttgctgttttaaatccataaacagtcatgataaatgtatatttataatgaatattacagtcttgtaaattcatcatcagtgggtcataaaaatgttaaaatctgtaaaaattggCCTATGTTACAAGggcagcatatttttgcctgacctgtttagattacctGCAGGTAAATTCTCTTTCAAAAGTAGCTAATTAACTctttagtgtgcaaacatgcagcaccCATCAAATAGTATCTGCACCTAATATTGGaacatttctctttataaacattacagcagcctttACATCAGCTTTTGTTATAttgatgttgctaaaaaaattCCCCAGCCAACAGGACGTTTCATTGGAGCAAATCCGGCCCCCGacccaaaatgagtttgacacccctgttttccTACAGTATGATTCAATgaaaaaattgctgaaaatagagcctattttatttttctcttaacaTAATAAAACCCCATGTAATACAGCTGATttgatgcagaaatacaaattaaCTGCATCAGGTTCTTAATGGAACCTTGGACCAGATACACTTACTAAGATATTGTacctgaaaacatgaaacccTAAGAACAGGAGAGTACATGAACTTTAGAAAATGATGAAGAGAAGCCACAagtttgtgcatttttattctctgtctAAGGTGGATGCAGTTTTTCCAGCTTGATGTAACCAACCATTCACTAATACTTAATCTAACACATGTTGGTTATAATGCAGATTTTCTTacactgaatggagttaaatgtgttattagTCAGCACTGCACACTGTACTGCTTCTGTTGAATCACGTTTATATGGCGGTCATCAAAGAAGTTGAGGTGAGTGATATTAGGGGGGCCTCACACtggtctttgcctggggcctccaagtCACTAAAACCACCCCTGGTCACACAGCATCCCTGCAGTGGACTACGACCATCAGCCGTTTCAACACCTAGTGGAGCCgagtgttttcatttcagacaTGAAAGGTGGTGAGAACGAGGAACATTGCAACCATCCTGAGGACCCTTACATCAAGACACCTCAAACAGTATAAAACTCTGAGCTACAGAGACCTCTTCTGGCCCTGATCTCAGCTGATCAGTCCATGCCGATAATCACAGACAGCGGCTACCAGTGCTTGTAGAGCTACTATTTTTTATGCACTTGCTTTTAGTTGTTTTGAGTTTCTTTGAATTCAGGGAATGTAAAATGTGAGAGGAGGTGGATAATGCTGATTGTTGTGTGACTAAAGTTTCTGTTTCAGCTTACTTTaaagcagcagaggaggagagaaaatgaaactCAAGGTTCTTTTTAGTGCAGTGGAGGCCATCCTGTGGACCACATGAACTGTGCGAGTTTGAGTGTGTTTGATCTTGAAACTGTATTGCTGCTATTCTTGACCAGGTCTcctttgaaaaagagatctttgatctcagtgggactaacctggttaaataaaggttaaatgaataaacacgTGGCTCACTCAGTGCAGCCTGCAAGTGTAATACAGTGCTTAACTCTGtacaccctaaccctaacccaagtagggtttatgccacagctgccctaaattaacagcattggtaattaccaaagtcattgtttatgtttctgcaatggttaatacaccaatatgtagaagctcttcttctcaaatcatatttttaatgctaaaatataattattattgttatccatgaattttcaaatgtactgatttacaaaaaaaaagctgaaaaaatagtaaatcacagtgtcttgattaatatgtcgcattatagttatttacttgcattcctgaacagaaaaatgagttttagtggttgaatgttatgcttgattcatttctgacttctcagagaagcccagtgagccggctcaaatttggctgaattcagtttgaaattcctcattcctgtccaaaatggtaaaacgtggagagctgactgaaaataaaatagtccgcattaaagcacttcatgatgctggatggtctctgagacaaatatgacaggtggtctaataaatttgttaagcactgtatataaaatataacatttcAATTTTGTGATTACTGATGTCGAGTTTTTTGCATCGTTAAATGATTTTTATAAAGTCtagaaatttgattaaaatacactaaaatatccagtaaatgtttgtttaatgtattgaaaaagcagcttaaattcTGTTAAGCCAATCAAAATAAACATTACTCTTTGCATTCAAGTCTAAAACTTTAATGTTGGTTTAAGAGATTGTAATGACAGCTATACAATAAAGTTGTCCCTTTTTAGGGTTGTGGGTTAATATCGTTATTGAACtaaaagttttcttcatttcctAAAAAAATTTGGTGGTGACAATGAAATTTATGCGGCAGTTTCAGAAACCAAACTTGCCCATCAAAGTTTTCTTGGCTGTTCGGGATGTCTCATCACACATCATGACCTTAAAGCACAAAGTGTTTATACTGTTATTGCTTTTTGTTGTAAGCATCtgttattatgattattattacattttcatgatgtatttttgttgtagCATCTTTTTTACAGGTTCATGATCATTTTTCTTGCTGCAGTGTTTCAAAGAATCACCTGTAACATTTAGCACCTTAAGATGCTATTTTGAGTCCATAAAAACCTTGAGGCTgtgtttacatttgttttgttttgtttttacttttcctcACTGATAATAGAAATATCTGCCAGTCTGTGCAGTTGCTGTCCAGGGTTGTGTAATTACTTCTTCACTTCTTCTCTGTGAAACTGCTGATGCACTCCAACAGAAAAACAGTCGCTCGCTTGGTCAGCTGTAACGATCAAACATAACTCAATGGAATCAGTCTGGAGAAACTGATAGGAAATGATATAACCGAGGAGATTTTTTCAGTAGAAAATGGTTTGATTAATCATGTTGCATTAATATTATGTGTCCTATGTACTTAATGTTCATGTGatcaaatgaatattttttctgcttttatgtgCTCCTGTTTTAATCTGCTACTTTTGTGAATTGCCCCACCGGGGACAATAAAGTTCTTGAAGTTGTGACCTCTGGGGTTCCTCAGTAATGTTTGCATCCAAGAAACATGCTGCTGGGTGGTAATCGTTGCCTACCCAGcaaatacatgcattttttaaaaatctatttaaaatgtactgttATGAgtaaagaaagcttaaaaactCTTGTCTAGAACACTaaacagagctgtttacagaaAAAGCCTGTTTGGGAAATGAGCTGGACCTTAAATACCACTTCTTATTCAAATACAACAACATCAACAGAACAGCTTTCTATGGTTGTATTTTGTCAAAGACTTAACAGAAAGACAAGCAAGTGTTCTTCATGTTATGAGGGAATTCAATGTGAGGTTctataaagaaaacaaagcagattaCCACACAGTGGTGTGCACAAGAGGGGGGCAGGgggtgccccccccccccaacatggcccaattgttgaaaaatgcgtgctaaagtgccctcctggttagcaaaacacactaaactacccccttggctggttaaaacatgataaactgcccacttgggtggcaaagAGGCATGTGtaagtaccctcctcattggcaaaacacactaaactgccctcttgggtaaAGAAAACACACTTAACTCCAGAAGaacattaggaccaagaaatactatgaaacattactgttgcaatgacttttatgttgggccctttttgaTCTATactgagccagaactatatctcacagaaccagtttggattatctggtgctaatatggtatTGACATATATATAACGTATAAACTTGTCTAACGTGCCCTCgaaaacatgcaaaacttagtgccctcttcagtggcgagaacgcgctatatgtgccctttttttttcacccctgcccttgaaaaagtctgtgcacgccactgttACCACATGAAAGCAGCATTTGTCGTGAAGTCTTAACCTCTGCCTCCACCTGGTGTTATAAACAGAACTGACACACCATTAAAAAATGCCACCAACCTAAAAACGTTGTACCTATCTTCACATCTTAGGTGTATGGAGCTAGAACTGTCTCAGAAAGAATAAATGaacacagaaatgaataaattcacaaAACAGGATTCACAAATGTATTTTgggatttatatatatatgtgtgacgcaaaacacaaaaacattttcaatgcaccagaaaatgtgtttcaaacCATAtataagtaaaaaaagaaatgtacacATAAAATAAGatttgtaaacatgtttgtgatgcacacacaaatatttcttgttttaaatatatGCAACAAAAATTCACAAATGTATGCACGTAAAGATATTAGTAGATAGTTTCATAAAATACATACGTGAACTATCTAACGTGCATTTACAACATGCTTTTCATTTGTAAACCTCCCTGCATTTGTGTGTGGATGTTTTGAGACTCGTCTAGTGGTGACAACATTTACAAAAGCATTTTTCTACATGGGGCCCATCTGCAGCCAATCAGACGTCTCACTCCtttacagccaatcacatgactGTATCTCCACAAGGGGCGTTGTGTGACATCACTGCAGCGGGCAACGGATCTAGAATGAAATAGATCTAGACCCATTCACTAGAACAGAAATGGCATCTGGAAGCAGCGAGACAGTAGTGGTTATTCTAATGACTGTGCCGGTGGAACGGTCACAGGAGTAAAAGGAGCtcacttggaggaaagtgagTGAGGAGGTCGGGTTGCCTGGTAAGTTGTACAAACATCCGTCCATCACTCATTTTCTGCCATCTATGACCAAGTTAGCGCCATAGTTAGCACTGCCCGAGTTAGCATAACACAGACAGGCATGCTAATTTTCCCCtcaccactcaacagttacGTGTTTTTGTTCAGATGAGGTATGATATAGTAAATTTTtaggagaggagaaaggagacagagaggagtgGGTCAGGTGAAATGTCTTCATAGGCTACAAATGGaaagttgtttttatgtgaACAAACAAAAGTATAAATAGTGTCATAGCTGAACCTGTATACTGTGTTCATATGTAcacttttgtattttatcagaACATCATGTACTCCTCTCTGAAACACTACCACCTGCTGCTGCTTCCGCTCCTCCAGCACCTGGCCCATCCACTCCAGCTGCTGTTCCCACAGGTATGTAAATGAATAGAGCCACATCAATCAACAAATGATGGATTTGTTATTAAATTAGTCAGTCTGAGCACTGTAAAGAAGGAGGGAAGTAATCTATAACAGCTTTCTTTAGACCAGATATTTTATCATGTAATTCATGCATGTATATTTATCTCTGGTAGAGCTAGTGCTGCCTCTCATGTCACAACCGTATCCTTTGCTGTGTATTTCCTTAGTAGTATTCTGTCGATAAAATATTATAGTATCACTAAATATATTGTTTCTATTACAGAGACCCCAAGGAGGAGACCCCCAAGTCACCCCAGACAGCAGCTGACGGAGGTGGAGAGGATGTTGCTGGAGGCCCTGAGGACCTGTCCACCTGCAGCAGCTCCAGCTCCTCTCTGAAGATGAAATGTTCCTCAAATGTCTGCTTCCTTTCCATGTAGAGATTGCCACCTCAGATGAAAGAATTTGTCTTTAAATTCATGAACTGATTTATGAATATAGCACTGTTCTGCTTAATCTAGAACAACTGGAAACAACAGCaagaacaaaacaacaataGTTTTGGTTTCTAC
This region includes:
- the LOC121505483 gene encoding uncharacterized protein LOC121505483 — its product is IQGRLLEPRTTYVVSVRSYTAWSNKFSDSSNEWEFTTPISLDTPFIIINLCVAVVLISGVIYGCYIILRSKWWDTVQKCPNPKLLDVHPSEQKFLKPVPPIFSSVCVEPLSDDRRLWFKHPLRDSSDGSLQQSSGIGSGSSCLCDANSEPADIISEVQDATRKALSKIIPTSPLTTGLMTDFPQDSSLLCAPHNLCDVQDEDMSPGLSAFLNKTFSIPIPGDPVQTATDISEVQIEMPCETAYRPSEGATVVSTYQQAAPYPPITLPFSLIPTDISYQSCNTDSGTYTFQHSGISYVSSGTNTTPSCDPVCRVEAACEGFENGKIDAEAIVSDENPCSVPAESHT